In Amycolatopsis sp. EV170708-02-1, the following are encoded in one genomic region:
- a CDS encoding oxidoreductase, with product MPGFRRNNGPRDPGEGDQNGDTSLPPLDPFDPNPDKRYEVPASELMKPGTTGLLRWRRQATNAPIVQVEDAYITGTLDLRAADIKYLFRFERCRFEHPPDVREAHLLGLVFRKCWLPGLKARNLRTRNDVRLIRSVVHVDAEHEIEETTVQRGDDRERGMPNAAVNLTDAVIEGSVVLTRTVITHPRGKAIQADRVNIVGALLAYRLVANGEVRIPGMRAGGNVNFSGATLNNRDGFALNGNGIHIGGSLLCEVDNYGPAAQRKRFSASGIMYLPSATVDSDIIFREAKLSVNQSGPIVVDAWKSNDPYIDPRPALVADRSTVNGNLELSDGMQATGTLRMVNARIGGSLRLAGAEVQVVRGQSIPYYDRAIHLDGTTIGGDLEATSLRVPSGQLRMADITVGGNVLAWNSMFLHPRRDVFSARRAKVAGNFQLTDATVQGTLRLQGAEIGGSVNLFGTSLTEPGARTRTSYSLDVRTARIGRDLILTENKERPFVAQGGVNLDGAQVARRVDFRGARLGSLPQHGIALDGSDVSADEFLLTPAVPPDGRIVLRRAHCGTLGDNEAFWASATGIELEDFRYDALQEDIALDDDRAIDHRIVLLRKAMDGYRPGPYDQLAATLRASGNEEHASTVLLKKQQFRYEALAKGFKFFGPGVHVWSWLQRSMVGYGFRPVRALGWLLTLLVLGSLWFGFGVDDCVTKPNLTVSGPRCLVNQDDTGLQWNPVLYTIDLLVPIVDFGNKSRWYMHGMDNWVAAGFTASGWVLATTVAAGISRMLRRDN from the coding sequence TGCCGGGTTTTCGGCGCAACAACGGGCCGCGCGATCCGGGGGAAGGTGACCAGAACGGCGACACGTCCCTGCCGCCGCTCGACCCGTTCGACCCGAACCCCGACAAGCGGTACGAGGTGCCGGCGTCCGAGCTGATGAAACCGGGGACGACGGGGTTGCTCCGGTGGCGTCGTCAGGCGACCAACGCGCCGATCGTGCAGGTCGAGGACGCGTACATCACCGGGACGCTCGATCTGCGCGCCGCCGACATCAAGTATCTGTTCCGCTTCGAGCGGTGCCGGTTCGAGCATCCGCCGGACGTCCGCGAGGCGCATCTGCTCGGGCTCGTGTTCCGCAAATGCTGGCTGCCCGGGCTCAAGGCGCGCAATCTCCGCACCCGCAACGACGTCCGCCTCATCCGCAGTGTCGTGCACGTCGACGCCGAGCACGAGATCGAGGAGACCACGGTCCAGCGCGGCGACGATCGCGAGCGCGGGATGCCGAACGCGGCGGTCAACCTCACCGACGCGGTCATCGAGGGTTCGGTCGTGCTGACCCGCACGGTGATCACTCATCCTCGCGGCAAGGCGATCCAGGCCGACCGGGTCAACATCGTCGGCGCGCTGCTGGCGTATCGGTTGGTGGCCAACGGAGAAGTCCGCATCCCGGGTATGCGCGCCGGCGGTAACGTCAACTTCTCCGGCGCGACGCTGAACAACCGGGACGGCTTCGCGCTCAACGGGAACGGGATCCACATCGGCGGCAGCCTGTTGTGCGAGGTGGACAACTATGGGCCCGCCGCGCAGCGGAAACGCTTCTCCGCCAGTGGGATCATGTACCTGCCGAGCGCCACTGTGGACAGTGACATCATCTTCCGCGAGGCCAAGCTCTCGGTGAACCAGTCCGGGCCGATCGTCGTCGACGCGTGGAAGTCGAACGATCCGTACATCGATCCGCGGCCGGCGTTGGTCGCGGATCGTTCGACGGTCAACGGAAACCTCGAGCTGAGCGACGGCATGCAGGCCACCGGGACGCTGCGGATGGTCAACGCCCGCATCGGCGGTTCATTGCGGCTGGCGGGCGCCGAGGTCCAGGTCGTCCGCGGGCAGAGTATTCCCTACTACGACCGCGCGATCCATCTCGACGGGACCACCATCGGCGGCGATCTCGAGGCGACGAGCCTGCGGGTGCCGTCCGGGCAGCTGCGCATGGCCGACATCACCGTCGGCGGCAACGTGCTGGCGTGGAACTCGATGTTCCTGCACCCGCGCCGCGACGTCTTTTCCGCGCGGCGCGCGAAGGTCGCGGGCAACTTCCAGCTCACGGACGCGACCGTCCAGGGCACTTTGCGGTTGCAGGGCGCCGAGATCGGCGGAAGCGTCAACCTCTTCGGCACGAGCCTGACCGAGCCCGGCGCGCGCACGCGGACCAGCTACTCGCTGGACGTCCGCACCGCGCGGATCGGCCGGGATCTGATCCTGACGGAGAACAAGGAACGTCCGTTCGTCGCGCAGGGCGGGGTCAACCTCGACGGCGCGCAGGTCGCGCGACGCGTCGACTTCCGCGGTGCGCGGCTCGGTTCCCTGCCACAGCACGGGATCGCGCTCGACGGCAGTGACGTGTCGGCCGACGAATTCCTGCTCACGCCCGCGGTTCCACCGGACGGCCGGATCGTGCTGCGCCGGGCGCATTGCGGGACGCTGGGTGACAACGAGGCGTTCTGGGCGTCGGCGACGGGGATCGAGCTGGAGGATTTCCGGTACGACGCGCTGCAGGAGGACATCGCGCTCGACGACGACCGCGCGATCGACCATCGCATCGTGTTGCTGCGCAAGGCGATGGACGGTTACCGGCCCGGCCCCTACGACCAGCTGGCGGCGACGCTGCGCGCGTCCGGTAATGAAGAGCACGCCTCCACGGTGCTGCTGAAGAAGCAGCAATTCCGGTACGAGGCGCTTGCGAAGGGCTTCAAGTTCTTCGGGCCCGGCGTGCACGTGTGGAGCTGGCTGCAGCGGTCGATGGTCGGCTACGGCTTCCGTCCGGTGCGGGCGCTCGGCTGGCTGTTGACGCTGCTCGTGCTGGGGAGCCTGTGGTTCGGGTTCGGGGTCGACGATTGCGTCACCAAGCCCAATCTCACGGTGAGCGGGCCGCGCTGCCTGGTCAACCAGGACGACACCGGGCTGCAGTGGAACCCCGTGCTGTACACGATCGACCTGCTGGTCCCGATCGTCGACTTCGGCAACAAGTCGCGCTGGTACATGCACGGCATGGACAACTGGGTCGCGGCCGGGTTCACCGCGTCGGGCTGGGTGCTGGCGACGACGGTCGCGGCCGGGATCAGCCGTATGCTCCGCCGCGACAACTGA
- a CDS encoding SRPBCC family protein yields MTEPSATGKIAIAAPPEKVYALVSDPGALADMAEEYEGHRWVGAAGAAVGAKFRGRNRHGIRRWSTLSTITDADEGKRFAFEVTTFAGLPVARWQYDIEASGDGCVAIESTWDRRPGWLRGPTSLFTGVWKRDDANRANIAATLARLKAAAETRV; encoded by the coding sequence ATGACGGAGCCAAGCGCCACCGGCAAGATCGCGATCGCCGCCCCGCCCGAGAAGGTGTATGCCCTGGTCAGCGACCCGGGAGCACTCGCGGACATGGCCGAGGAATACGAGGGACACCGCTGGGTCGGTGCCGCGGGGGCCGCCGTCGGCGCCAAGTTCCGTGGCCGGAACCGTCACGGGATCCGTCGCTGGAGCACGCTCTCGACGATCACGGACGCCGACGAGGGCAAGCGGTTCGCGTTCGAGGTGACCACCTTCGCCGGCCTTCCCGTCGCGCGCTGGCAATACGACATCGAGGCCTCGGGCGACGGCTGTGTGGCGATCGAGAGCACGTGGGACCGGCGTCCGGGCTGGCTGCGAGGGCCGACGTCGCTGTTCACCGGGGTCTGGAAACGGGACGATGCCAACCGGGCGAACATCGCCGCGACGCTGGCCCGGCTGAAGGCCGCCGCCGAAACCCGCGTTTAG
- a CDS encoding NHL domain-containing thioredoxin family protein, translated as MTSPRTQSRVRAPELDGDVWLNTGGERITLAGLRGRVVLLDFWTSGCINCLHVLDELRPLEAEFADVLVTIGVHSPKFLHEGEAAAIEAAVRRYEVHHPVLNDPKMATWSQYAVKAWPTLVVVDPEGYVVHVAAGEGHAEALRRVIADLVATHEAKGTLRRGGSPYVPAEEQRTELRFPSKAVTTAEGRILVADTGNHSIVEFASDGETIIRRFGSGERGAQDGPFDLASFTEPSGITLLPYEVAERAGYHAVVADTAGHRLRGIDLITGEVSTVAGTGRQWRDGVDTGKALDIDLTSPWDVAWWGPAGGVVVAMAGNHTLSVFEPVSGTIRRFAGTTVEGLRDGDVHEAFFAQTSGLTPHGQKLWLADAETSALRWIEPEGETFTVHTAVGVDLFSFGHVDGPADKALLQHPLGLAVLPGDTIAIADTYNGAIRRYDPLTRQVTTLATGLAEPSGLLVHDGELLAVESAGGRIGPVPLGEQAVAGDAHAVRRPPTVLAPGELEFSVVFTPPPGEKLDDRFGPSTRLEISASPPELLADGAGVGTDLFRKLRFAEGVTGGVLQVVAQAASCDDGGEHPACRITRQDWGVPVRFENGGESVLSLVMAGDPGK; from the coding sequence GTGACTTCCCCACGAACGCAGTCCCGCGTACGGGCACCCGAGCTCGACGGCGACGTGTGGCTCAACACCGGCGGCGAGCGGATCACGCTCGCCGGGCTGCGCGGCCGCGTCGTCCTGCTGGACTTCTGGACCAGCGGCTGCATCAACTGCCTGCACGTGCTGGACGAGCTGCGCCCGCTGGAGGCCGAGTTCGCCGACGTCCTGGTGACCATCGGCGTGCATTCGCCGAAGTTCCTGCACGAGGGCGAGGCGGCCGCGATCGAGGCCGCCGTGCGGCGTTACGAGGTGCACCACCCGGTCCTCAACGACCCGAAGATGGCCACCTGGTCGCAGTACGCGGTCAAGGCGTGGCCGACGCTGGTCGTCGTCGACCCCGAGGGTTACGTCGTGCACGTCGCCGCCGGTGAGGGGCACGCCGAGGCGCTGCGCCGGGTGATCGCCGATCTCGTCGCGACCCACGAGGCCAAGGGCACGCTGCGCCGCGGCGGCAGCCCGTATGTGCCGGCGGAAGAGCAGCGCACCGAGCTGCGGTTCCCGAGCAAGGCCGTCACCACCGCCGAAGGCCGCATCCTGGTCGCCGACACCGGCAACCACTCCATCGTCGAGTTCGCGTCCGACGGCGAGACGATCATCCGCCGGTTCGGCAGCGGCGAACGCGGCGCGCAGGACGGGCCTTTCGACCTGGCGAGCTTCACCGAGCCGTCCGGAATCACCCTGTTGCCGTACGAGGTCGCCGAGCGCGCGGGCTATCACGCCGTCGTCGCCGACACGGCCGGGCACCGGCTGCGCGGGATCGACCTGATCACCGGCGAGGTCTCCACGGTCGCCGGTACCGGCCGCCAGTGGCGCGACGGCGTCGACACCGGCAAGGCGCTCGACATCGACCTCACCAGCCCCTGGGACGTTGCCTGGTGGGGCCCCGCGGGCGGCGTCGTGGTCGCCATGGCGGGCAACCACACGCTGAGCGTGTTCGAGCCGGTCTCGGGCACCATCCGCCGCTTCGCGGGCACAACCGTCGAGGGCCTGCGTGACGGCGACGTCCACGAAGCGTTCTTCGCGCAGACGTCCGGTCTGACGCCCCACGGGCAGAAGCTGTGGCTGGCGGACGCGGAGACGTCGGCGCTGCGCTGGATCGAGCCCGAGGGCGAGACGTTCACCGTGCACACCGCGGTCGGCGTCGACCTGTTCTCTTTCGGCCACGTCGACGGACCCGCCGACAAGGCGCTCCTGCAGCACCCGCTCGGCCTCGCCGTGCTTCCCGGCGACACCATCGCGATCGCCGACACCTACAACGGCGCCATCCGCCGCTACGATCCGCTCACTCGCCAGGTGACCACGCTCGCGACCGGGCTCGCGGAGCCGTCCGGTCTGCTGGTGCACGACGGCGAACTGCTGGCCGTCGAGTCGGCGGGCGGCCGGATCGGGCCGGTGCCGCTCGGGGAGCAGGCCGTGGCAGGCGACGCGCACGCGGTCCGCCGTCCGCCGACCGTGCTGGCGCCGGGTGAGCTGGAGTTCTCCGTCGTCTTCACCCCGCCGCCCGGGGAGAAGCTCGACGACCGGTTCGGCCCGTCGACGCGGCTGGAGATCAGCGCGTCGCCGCCGGAACTGCTCGCCGACGGCGCCGGGGTGGGCACGGACCTGTTCCGCAAGCTCCGCTTCGCCGAGGGCGTCACCGGAGGGGTGCTGCAGGTCGTCGCGCAGGCCGCGAGCTGTGACGACGGTGGCGAGCATCCCGCTTGCCGCATCACCCGGCAGGACTGGGGTGTGCCGGTGCGGTTCGAAAACGGCGGAGAAAGCGTGCTGAGCCTGGTCATGGCGGGCGACCCGGGTAAGTAG
- a CDS encoding co-chaperone GroES has product MLQDRVLVKLSPEDGERRSSGGIVIPATAQVARRLAWGDVLGVGNSVRNVKTGDRVLFNPDDQHEVEIQGEGHLVMRERDIHAVATERTEHGTGLYL; this is encoded by the coding sequence ATGCTGCAGGACAGGGTGCTCGTGAAGCTGTCCCCCGAGGACGGCGAGCGCCGAAGTTCCGGCGGCATCGTCATCCCCGCCACCGCGCAAGTGGCGCGGCGGCTCGCGTGGGGTGATGTACTGGGCGTGGGCAACAGTGTGCGGAACGTCAAGACCGGTGACCGCGTGCTGTTCAACCCGGACGACCAGCACGAGGTCGAGATCCAGGGCGAGGGGCACCTGGTGATGCGGGAACGCGACATCCACGCCGTGGCGACCGAACGGACCGAACACGGCACGGGGTTGTACCTGTAA
- a CDS encoding VanW family protein → MREDHDEPGADLFTEDLLSAPETDEGLVDELFEGDRVVHPPPTPASKFRKGLGKVLMATGVLMGLFVLLYAVDLIVSAGDVPRGVTVVGIDVGGLTHKEAESKLRRELEPRLIEPVRVRAGDVRTVLYPTSSGLGLDWPQTLGRAGHQPLSPYTRLMSFFTSREVGVVTWTDAPKLEKAVSDLAATKLNRPPVEGNITFQPVAGTDGGVVPAAVEPRNGQTLADVKEAVTAVTDGWLSDDGVELKVNVSPVKATSPGVHAALVKIVVPAVAKPLIIRGEGKDATLKPDAIAGSFQFAARDDGNLEVRIDQGKLRAVAQPQLKETETDGADAQIVFVGDRPAVQPSKDARKVNWDLTFSSLTTTLAKSEERELKAVYDASSPAVSTEAANVLGINEVIGEFTTSGLSGPAMTNVQALAARVSGAIVKPNERFSLGARSGPRTAEAGYVPAPVNEDGTGPVVVGGGVSQLATTLYNAAYLAGLADGGHLEHDNYLDRYPVARDAKAINTDGSPVDLQIVNDAPTGIAIQVIPANGSVTVRIWGTKRFSVQSVGGERHSYVPQPVQMGSGPGCVPDPGAAGFSTSDTRVLVDVVTGTEVRRETRNATYSPRTAIICA, encoded by the coding sequence GTGCGCGAAGACCATGACGAACCGGGCGCCGACCTGTTCACCGAAGACCTCCTCTCGGCACCCGAAACCGACGAGGGCCTGGTAGACGAGCTCTTCGAGGGCGACAGGGTGGTGCATCCACCGCCGACGCCCGCATCGAAGTTCCGCAAGGGGCTCGGCAAGGTCCTCATGGCCACCGGTGTGCTCATGGGCCTGTTCGTGCTCCTGTACGCGGTCGATCTGATCGTCAGCGCCGGGGACGTCCCGCGCGGCGTCACGGTCGTGGGGATCGACGTCGGCGGTCTCACGCACAAGGAGGCCGAATCGAAGCTTCGCCGTGAGCTGGAGCCGCGGCTGATCGAACCGGTCCGGGTACGGGCGGGAGACGTCCGCACGGTGCTGTACCCGACGTCGTCCGGTCTCGGCCTGGACTGGCCACAGACGCTGGGCCGCGCCGGGCATCAGCCACTGAGCCCGTACACGCGGCTGATGTCGTTCTTCACCAGCCGCGAGGTCGGCGTCGTCACCTGGACCGACGCGCCGAAGCTCGAAAAGGCCGTCTCGGACCTCGCCGCCACGAAGCTGAACCGCCCGCCGGTCGAAGGGAACATCACCTTCCAGCCGGTCGCGGGCACCGACGGCGGTGTCGTCCCGGCCGCGGTCGAGCCACGGAACGGGCAGACCCTCGCCGACGTCAAGGAGGCGGTCACCGCGGTCACCGACGGCTGGCTGAGCGACGACGGTGTCGAGCTGAAGGTGAACGTCTCGCCGGTGAAGGCGACTTCGCCCGGTGTGCACGCGGCGCTCGTCAAGATCGTCGTCCCCGCCGTCGCGAAGCCGCTGATCATCCGCGGCGAAGGCAAGGACGCGACGCTGAAACCGGACGCGATCGCGGGTTCCTTCCAGTTCGCCGCGCGCGACGACGGCAACCTCGAAGTGCGTATCGACCAGGGCAAACTGCGGGCGGTGGCGCAGCCGCAGCTCAAGGAGACCGAGACCGACGGGGCGGACGCGCAGATCGTCTTCGTCGGCGACCGGCCGGCGGTCCAGCCGTCGAAGGACGCGCGGAAGGTCAACTGGGATCTCACGTTCTCCTCGCTGACCACGACGCTCGCCAAGAGCGAAGAGCGTGAGCTGAAAGCGGTTTACGACGCCAGCAGCCCGGCCGTCAGCACCGAGGCGGCGAACGTCCTCGGCATCAACGAGGTCATCGGCGAGTTCACCACGTCGGGGTTGAGCGGGCCGGCGATGACGAACGTGCAGGCGCTGGCCGCCAGGGTCTCCGGTGCCATCGTGAAGCCGAACGAGCGATTCAGCCTCGGCGCGCGGTCCGGGCCGAGGACGGCGGAGGCGGGCTACGTGCCCGCCCCGGTGAACGAGGACGGCACCGGGCCGGTCGTGGTCGGCGGCGGTGTCTCGCAGCTCGCGACGACGCTCTACAACGCCGCGTACCTGGCGGGCCTCGCCGACGGCGGTCATCTCGAACACGACAACTACCTGGACCGGTATCCGGTCGCCCGTGACGCCAAGGCGATCAACACCGACGGATCGCCGGTCGATCTGCAGATCGTCAACGACGCCCCGACCGGGATCGCGATCCAGGTGATCCCCGCCAACGGCTCGGTGACGGTGCGGATCTGGGGGACCAAACGGTTTTCGGTGCAGAGCGTCGGCGGTGAGCGGCACTCCTACGTCCCCCAGCCGGTGCAGATGGGCTCGGGCCCAGGCTGCGTGCCGGATCCCGGCGCCGCCGGGTTCAGCACCTCGGACACCCGCGTGCTCGTCGACGTCGTCACCGGTACGGAGGTCCGCCGGGAGACCCGCAACGCCACCTACTCGCCGAGGACGGCGATCATCTGCGCCTGA
- a CDS encoding leucine-rich repeat domain-containing protein: MTTRLELGGQGLTSLSGISLPPTLEYLDLYDNRLTSVPDELWSLSGLRVLNLATNRLTAVSPSIGALRNLHTLDLGHNELSVLPDELGELSGLTEYLYVSDNRLTEFPAALCSLGRLKYLGCTDNRISTLPDDLSGLTSLREFRLYGNGLTGIPESMGTLSALRELHLRKNLLTSLPSSIGDLSELRQLDLRENRLTSLPESITRLSKLDKLDLRWNKELREPSWLADFEARGCMVLR; the protein is encoded by the coding sequence GTGACCACTCGACTCGAACTCGGTGGCCAGGGGCTGACCTCCCTGTCCGGCATCTCCCTCCCGCCGACGCTGGAGTACCTGGATCTTTACGACAACCGGCTGACGTCCGTCCCCGACGAGCTGTGGTCGCTTTCCGGGCTCCGCGTGCTGAATCTCGCCACCAACCGGCTGACCGCCGTCTCGCCCTCGATCGGCGCGTTGCGGAATCTGCATACGCTGGATCTGGGGCACAACGAACTTTCCGTCCTGCCGGACGAACTCGGCGAGCTTTCCGGGCTGACGGAGTACCTCTACGTGAGCGACAACCGGTTGACCGAGTTCCCCGCCGCGCTGTGTTCGCTCGGACGGCTGAAGTACCTGGGGTGCACGGACAATCGCATCTCCACTCTTCCGGACGATCTCTCCGGGCTGACCTCGCTGCGCGAATTCCGCTTGTACGGCAACGGGTTGACCGGGATTCCGGAATCGATGGGGACGCTTTCCGCGTTACGCGAACTGCATCTGCGGAAGAATCTGCTGACTTCCTTGCCGTCCTCCATCGGGGACCTGAGCGAGCTGCGTCAGCTCGACCTGCGGGAGAACCGGCTCACCTCGCTACCGGAGTCCATCACCCGGCTGTCCAAATTGGACAAGCTGGATCTGCGGTGGAACAAGGAATTGCGCGAGCCTTCGTGGCTCGCGGACTTCGAAGCGCGGGGCTGCATGGTGCTGCGGTGA
- a CDS encoding GlsB/YeaQ/YmgE family stress response membrane protein encodes MLGGLWGIITTIVVGLILGVIGRMIAPGDQKIPMWLTIVVGIIAAFIGNWLAGVFGVRDTAGIDWIRHAFQVGAAIVGVIAAAAIYAKVKGGHRAAT; translated from the coding sequence ATGTTGGGTGGCCTTTGGGGCATCATCACCACGATCGTGGTCGGGCTGATCCTCGGCGTCATCGGCCGGATGATCGCGCCCGGCGATCAGAAGATCCCGATGTGGCTGACGATCGTCGTCGGCATCATCGCCGCGTTCATCGGCAACTGGCTGGCCGGCGTGTTCGGCGTCCGTGACACCGCGGGCATCGACTGGATCCGGCACGCCTTCCAGGTCGGCGCGGCCATCGTCGGCGTCATCGCCGCGGCCGCGATCTACGCCAAGGTCAAGGGCGGGCATCGCGCCGCGACCTGA
- a CDS encoding GlsB/YeaQ/YmgE family stress response membrane protein produces MAVTGIITAIVVGLVLGVLGRFFAPGKQSIPIWLTIVVGIVAAFIGTAIARGLGYADTKGFDWLELITQIVIAGIGVTLAANLYGRRGVTR; encoded by the coding sequence ATGGCAGTCACCGGCATCATCACGGCGATCGTGGTCGGTTTGGTCCTCGGGGTGCTCGGCAGGTTCTTCGCCCCCGGCAAGCAGTCCATCCCGATCTGGCTGACCATCGTCGTCGGTATCGTCGCCGCCTTCATCGGCACCGCGATCGCCCGCGGGCTCGGTTACGCGGACACGAAGGGTTTCGACTGGCTCGAACTCATCACCCAGATCGTCATCGCCGGTATCGGGGTCACGCTGGCCGCGAACCTCTACGGACGCCGAGGTGTCACCCGGTAA
- a CDS encoding acyl-CoA dehydrogenase — MGHYKSNVRDLEFNLFEVLGVQDRLGKGVLAESDEETARGVLTELNKLASGPLADSYADADRNPPVYDPKTFSVKIPESFKKSYQALMDGEWWRLGLPNELGGFGLPPTVQWAAAELILGANAPLFMYMAGPNFAGIVDKNGTDEQKRWAQIMIDRGWGATMVLTEPDAGSDVGAGRAKAVKQEDGSWHIDGVKRFITSAENDMVENIMHLVLARPEGPGIETKPGTKGLSLFLVPKFHFDGETGELGERNGAFVTNVEHKMGIKASTTCELTFGQHGTPAKGWLLGEVHDGIAQMFQVIEYARMMVGTKAIATLSTGYLNALEYAKERVQGADLPNMLNKAAPRVTITHHPDVRRSLMLQKAYAEGLRAVYLYTATFQDQVWTGEGDEASQKIAHGVNDLLLPIVKGVGSERATEQLVQSLQTLGGSGFLQDYPIEQYIRDAKIDSLYEGTTAIQSLDFFFRKIVRDKGASLAYVAGEITKTIESEIGNGRLKNERGLLKQALEDTQGMLGSLIGYLTSSQEDPQNINKVGQHTVRLLMSVGDLLIGWQLIKHAEVAIGKLDAGASAKDVPFYEGKLAVASFFAKSVLPELTSRRAIVEAADNSLMEIPEAAF, encoded by the coding sequence ATGGGCCACTACAAGAGCAACGTCCGAGACCTGGAGTTCAACCTCTTCGAGGTCCTCGGCGTGCAGGACCGCCTCGGCAAGGGCGTCCTCGCGGAATCCGACGAGGAGACCGCCCGCGGCGTGCTGACCGAGCTCAACAAGCTCGCTTCCGGTCCCCTCGCCGACTCGTACGCCGACGCGGACCGCAACCCGCCGGTGTACGACCCGAAGACCTTCTCGGTGAAGATCCCCGAGTCGTTCAAGAAGAGCTACCAAGCGCTGATGGACGGCGAATGGTGGCGGCTGGGCCTGCCGAACGAGCTGGGCGGCTTCGGCCTGCCCCCGACCGTGCAGTGGGCCGCGGCCGAGCTGATCCTCGGTGCCAACGCGCCGCTGTTCATGTACATGGCGGGCCCGAACTTCGCCGGCATCGTCGACAAGAACGGCACCGACGAGCAGAAGCGCTGGGCGCAGATCATGATCGACCGCGGCTGGGGCGCCACCATGGTGCTCACCGAGCCCGACGCCGGTTCCGACGTCGGCGCCGGCCGCGCCAAGGCCGTCAAGCAGGAGGACGGCTCCTGGCACATCGACGGCGTGAAGCGGTTCATCACCTCGGCCGAGAACGACATGGTCGAGAACATCATGCACCTGGTGCTGGCCCGCCCCGAGGGCCCCGGGATCGAGACCAAGCCCGGCACCAAGGGCCTTTCGCTCTTCCTCGTGCCGAAGTTCCACTTCGACGGCGAGACCGGTGAGCTGGGCGAGCGCAACGGCGCCTTCGTCACCAACGTCGAGCACAAGATGGGCATCAAGGCCTCCACCACCTGCGAGCTGACCTTCGGCCAGCACGGCACCCCCGCCAAGGGCTGGCTGCTCGGCGAGGTGCACGACGGCATCGCGCAGATGTTCCAGGTCATCGAGTACGCCCGCATGATGGTCGGCACGAAGGCCATCGCGACGCTGTCGACCGGCTACCTCAACGCGCTCGAGTACGCCAAGGAGCGCGTCCAGGGCGCCGACCTGCCGAACATGCTGAACAAGGCGGCGCCGCGCGTCACCATCACCCACCACCCGGACGTCCGCCGCTCGCTGATGCTGCAGAAGGCGTACGCCGAGGGCCTGCGCGCGGTGTACCTCTACACCGCGACCTTCCAGGACCAGGTGTGGACCGGCGAGGGCGACGAGGCTTCGCAGAAGATCGCGCACGGCGTCAACGACCTGCTGCTGCCGATCGTCAAGGGCGTCGGCTCCGAGCGCGCGACCGAGCAGCTCGTGCAGTCGCTGCAGACCCTCGGCGGGTCCGGCTTCCTGCAGGACTACCCGATCGAGCAGTACATCCGTGACGCGAAGATCGACTCGCTGTACGAAGGCACCACGGCCATCCAGTCGCTGGACTTCTTCTTCCGCAAGATCGTCCGCGACAAGGGCGCTTCGCTGGCCTACGTCGCCGGCGAGATCACGAAGACCATCGAGTCGGAGATCGGCAACGGGCGGCTCAAGAACGAGCGCGGGCTGCTCAAGCAGGCGCTCGAGGACACCCAGGGCATGCTCGGCTCGCTGATCGGCTACCTGACCTCGTCGCAGGAAGACCCGCAGAACATCAACAAGGTCGGCCAGCACACGGTCCGCCTGCTGATGTCGGTCGGCGACCTGCTCATCGGCTGGCAGCTCATCAAGCACGCCGAGGTCGCCATCGGCAAGCTCGACGCGGGCGCGTCGGCGAAGGACGTCCCGTTCTACGAGGGCAAGCTCGCCGTGGCGTCGTTCTTCGCGAAGAGCGTGCTGCCGGAGCTGACGTCGCGCCGCGCGATCGTCGAGGCCGCGGACAACAGCCTCATGGAGATCCCCGAAGCCGCGTTCTAA
- a CDS encoding response regulator transcription factor, translated as MRSIEPNRTQAGRPGGLSPGGRGLGVAAVDPIPIFCEGLSSLVHRTPGLQWLGHAASHHAALQLCEQLKPDVIVLDSALDPNCHLSRLLSGGDPALVIITMIRDTNRTQQYLAAAIAAGVHAIVPRATDGRHLAEAIRRAHSDRRYIDPTLAALTARPKRQPVLPKPGDAPKPATARGLMPLSRREYQVLQLVAEGLENSGIAKILFLSVETVRTHVKSILRKLSARDRTHAVTIAFRSGILVANPDDAHTPAEPQAATSVAPSPR; from the coding sequence ATGCGAAGCATCGAGCCGAACCGAACGCAGGCCGGCAGGCCTGGCGGACTGTCGCCAGGCGGCCGCGGACTCGGCGTGGCCGCCGTCGATCCGATCCCGATCTTCTGCGAGGGATTGAGCTCGCTGGTCCACCGCACGCCGGGGCTGCAGTGGCTCGGCCACGCGGCGAGCCATCATGCCGCGCTGCAGCTGTGCGAACAGCTCAAACCGGACGTCATCGTGCTGGATTCGGCGCTCGACCCGAACTGCCACCTGTCCCGGCTGCTCAGCGGCGGCGACCCGGCGCTGGTCATCATCACGATGATCAGAGACACGAATCGCACCCAGCAGTACCTCGCCGCGGCGATCGCCGCCGGCGTGCACGCGATCGTGCCGCGGGCGACCGACGGGCGGCACCTGGCCGAGGCGATCCGGCGCGCGCACAGCGACCGCCGCTACATCGACCCGACGCTGGCGGCGCTGACGGCGCGGCCGAAGCGCCAGCCCGTGCTCCCGAAGCCGGGCGACGCCCCCAAGCCGGCGACCGCGCGCGGCCTGATGCCGCTGTCGCGCCGCGAGTACCAGGTCCTGCAACTGGTGGCCGAGGGGCTGGAGAACTCCGGGATCGCGAAGATCCTGTTCCTGTCCGTGGAAACCGTGCGGACGCACGTCAAGAGCATCCTGCGCAAGCTTTCGGCACGCGACCGCACACACGCGGTGACGATCGCGTTCCGCTCCGGCATCCTGGTCGCGAATCCCGACGACGCGCACACCCCCGCCGAGCCGCAGGCGGCCACTTCTGTCGCCCCGTCACCCCGCTGA